In the Leguminivora glycinivorella isolate SPB_JAAS2020 chromosome 14, LegGlyc_1.1, whole genome shotgun sequence genome, one interval contains:
- the LOC125233675 gene encoding uncharacterized protein LOC125233675 isoform X1: MSVGKIKAFEVSSGNWSTYVDRVNMYFKANDISDNLQLPTLIAVMGDEAYELLSNLTSPKKPGEMTYKEVIKIMSDHIEPKPSFMAERYRLRQRRQGDKETVAQYLADLKKMARYCDFSTALEDNLRDQFVCGLKNDTIRQRLFAESDLTYSKAVQLALSLEAAEKDAAMVERASVSETGDAGERAETVHALTSWQPRGSNGVSNAICAVCGKLGHRDVQCPYKDFQCNKCGNVGHLKRVCPARLGGGNGGNARVSGGGARGSSGGSGGARRRGAGGRRGAQRANRASAIHHVQAEDGETQYEEEVTSGSDFEEDLHHLCLNDYKSVSLSLGLDDEVISMEIDTGCAVSCIGRDTYNKYFKHRPLEQFPLVLTVYDGRPVRPLGVIRPVVRFKNQLKKLELFVIEGGTTPILGRHWLTELQIRIPRFRKEYLYNFNESCNNELSTLLDRYKELFSGGLGRFRGGKATLRVREGATPVFCRARPLPYALRDRVEAELDEMLRCGVIEPVDTSEWATPLVPVRKADGGLRICADYKVPRPEPVEHSDEAPDHSDHADTPVATSTPRRSHQSPDSSRAADARPGTPQSSPRSSCSEDLFLSPTTSTTPPSKPPQLPRHIRECRLKNPPKYKF; this comes from the exons ATGTCAGTGGGGAAGATAAAAGCGTTCGAGGTTTCGTCGGGCAATTGGAGTACATACGTGGACCGCGTGAATATGTACTTTAAGGCTAACGACATCAGCGACAACTTGCAGTTGCCGACATTGATTGCCGTAATGGGAGATGAAGCTTATGAGCTCCTCAGCAACTTGACAAGCCCTAAGAAACCAGGAGAAATGACTTATAAGGAAGTTATCAAGATAATGTCTGATCACATCGAACCAAAACCATCTTTCATGGCGGAACGATACCGGTTACGTCAGAGGCGGCAGGGAGATAAGGAGACTGTCGCTCAATATCTGGCCGATTTAAAAAAGATGGCTAGGTACTGTGATTTCTCCACAGCATTAGAGGATAACCTGCGTGACCAATTTGTGTGCGGTTTGAAAAATGACACAATTAGACAACGCCTTTTCGCTGAGAGTGACTTAACCTATAGTAAGGCCGTACAGCTAGCCCTTTCGTTGGAAGCCGCCGAGAAGGACGCAGCTATGGTGGAACGCGCGAGTGTGAGCGAGACGGGCGATGCGGGAGAGAGAGCCGAGACGGTACATGCACTCACATCGTGGCAACCGCGTGGCAGTAATGGCGTTAGCAATGCGATTTGTGCAGTTTGCGGGAAGTTAGGTCACCGCGACGTTCAATGTCCTTACAAAGATTTTCAGTGTAACAAATGTGgtaacgtaggtcatttaaaaCGAGTGTGTCCGGCTAGGCTAGGAGGTGGTAATGGCGGCAATGCCCGTGTGTCGGGTGGCGGCGCTCGTGGGTCGAGCGGCGGCAGCGGCGGGGCCCGGCGCCGGGGCGCCGGCGGCCGCAGGGGCGCGCAGCGCGCCAACCGCGCCAGCGCCATACACCATGTCCAGGCAGAAGATGGCGAGACTCAGTATGAAGAAGAGGTTACGTCGGGGTCCGACTTCGAAGAAGACCTGCATCATCTCTGCTTAAACGATTATAAATCGGTAAGCCTGTCATTAGGTTTAGACGATGAGGTCATTTCTATGGAAATCGACACAGGGTGCGCTGTGTCGTGTATAGGTCGTGATACTTATAATAAGTACTTTAAACACAGACCGTTGGAACAATTCCCTTTGGTGTTAACGGTTTATGATGGCCGTCCAGTTAGACCCCTAGGGGTCATAAGGCCCGTTGTTAGATTTAAAAACCagttaaaaaaattggaacTTTTTGTTATTGAGGGGGGCACTACCCCCATATTAGGTAGACACTGGCTAACAGAGTTACAGATTCGGATTCCTAGATTTCGAAAAGAGTATTTATATAACTTTAACGAGTCTTGTAATAATGAGTTATCTACGTTGCTTGACAGGTATAAGGAGTTATTTAGCGGAGGACTAGGGCGGTTTAGAGGTGGAAAAGCGACACTTCGAGTACGCGAGGGGGCCACACCGGTGTTCTGTCGCGCGCGGCCGCTGCCGTACGCGCTGCGCGACCGCGTCGAGGCGGAGCTGGACGAGATGCTGCGCTGCGGCGTCATCGAGCCGGTCGACACGTCGGAGTGGGCCACGCCGCTGGTACCGGTGCGTAAAGCCGATGGGGGTCTGCGAATCTGTGCGGATTACAAG GTACCTCGGCCCGAACCAGTGGAACACTCTGACGAGGCACCTGACCACTCTGACCACGCTGACACTCCAGTAGCCACGAGCACGCCGCGGCGCAGTCATCAAAGTCCGGATTCGAGCCGAGCAGCTGACGCGCGGCCCGGAACACCGCAGAGTTCGCCAAGGTCAAGTTGTAGCGAAGACCTATTTTTGTCACCTACAACAAGTACAACTCCACCTTCTAAACCGCCCCAGTTACCTAGGCATATTAGGGAATGTCGATTAAAAAACCCACCGAAGTataaattttag
- the LOC125233675 gene encoding uncharacterized protein LOC125233675 isoform X2 translates to MSVGKIKAFEVSSGNWSTYVDRVNMYFKANDISDNLQLPTLIAVMGDEAYELLSNLTSPKKPGEMTYKEVIKIMSDHIEPKPSFMAERYRLRQRRQGDKETVAQYLADLKKMARYCDFSTALEDNLRDQFVCGLKNDTIRQRLFAESDLTYSKAVQLALSLEAAEKDAAMVERASVSETGDAGERAETVHALTSWQPRGSNGVSNAICAVCGKLGHRDVQCPYKDFQCNKCGNVGHLKRVCPARLGGGNGGNARVSGGGARGSSGGSGGARRRGAGGRRGAQRANRASAIHHVQAEDGETQYEEEVTSGSDFEEDLHHLCLNDYKSVSLSLGLDDEVISMEIDTGCAVSCIGRDTYNKYFKHRPLEQFPLVLTVYDGRPVRPLGVIRPVVRFKNQLKKLELFVIEGGTTPILGRHWLTELQIRIPRFRKEYLYNFNESCNNELSTLLDRYKELFSGGLGRFRGGKATLRVREGATPVFCRARPLPYALRDRVEAELDEMLRCGVIEPVDTSEWATPLVPVPRPEPVEHSDEAPDHSDHADTPVATSTPRRSHQSPDSSRAADARPGTPQSSPRSSCSEDLFLSPTTSTTPPSKPPQLPRHIRECRLKNPPKYKF, encoded by the exons ATGTCAGTGGGGAAGATAAAAGCGTTCGAGGTTTCGTCGGGCAATTGGAGTACATACGTGGACCGCGTGAATATGTACTTTAAGGCTAACGACATCAGCGACAACTTGCAGTTGCCGACATTGATTGCCGTAATGGGAGATGAAGCTTATGAGCTCCTCAGCAACTTGACAAGCCCTAAGAAACCAGGAGAAATGACTTATAAGGAAGTTATCAAGATAATGTCTGATCACATCGAACCAAAACCATCTTTCATGGCGGAACGATACCGGTTACGTCAGAGGCGGCAGGGAGATAAGGAGACTGTCGCTCAATATCTGGCCGATTTAAAAAAGATGGCTAGGTACTGTGATTTCTCCACAGCATTAGAGGATAACCTGCGTGACCAATTTGTGTGCGGTTTGAAAAATGACACAATTAGACAACGCCTTTTCGCTGAGAGTGACTTAACCTATAGTAAGGCCGTACAGCTAGCCCTTTCGTTGGAAGCCGCCGAGAAGGACGCAGCTATGGTGGAACGCGCGAGTGTGAGCGAGACGGGCGATGCGGGAGAGAGAGCCGAGACGGTACATGCACTCACATCGTGGCAACCGCGTGGCAGTAATGGCGTTAGCAATGCGATTTGTGCAGTTTGCGGGAAGTTAGGTCACCGCGACGTTCAATGTCCTTACAAAGATTTTCAGTGTAACAAATGTGgtaacgtaggtcatttaaaaCGAGTGTGTCCGGCTAGGCTAGGAGGTGGTAATGGCGGCAATGCCCGTGTGTCGGGTGGCGGCGCTCGTGGGTCGAGCGGCGGCAGCGGCGGGGCCCGGCGCCGGGGCGCCGGCGGCCGCAGGGGCGCGCAGCGCGCCAACCGCGCCAGCGCCATACACCATGTCCAGGCAGAAGATGGCGAGACTCAGTATGAAGAAGAGGTTACGTCGGGGTCCGACTTCGAAGAAGACCTGCATCATCTCTGCTTAAACGATTATAAATCGGTAAGCCTGTCATTAGGTTTAGACGATGAGGTCATTTCTATGGAAATCGACACAGGGTGCGCTGTGTCGTGTATAGGTCGTGATACTTATAATAAGTACTTTAAACACAGACCGTTGGAACAATTCCCTTTGGTGTTAACGGTTTATGATGGCCGTCCAGTTAGACCCCTAGGGGTCATAAGGCCCGTTGTTAGATTTAAAAACCagttaaaaaaattggaacTTTTTGTTATTGAGGGGGGCACTACCCCCATATTAGGTAGACACTGGCTAACAGAGTTACAGATTCGGATTCCTAGATTTCGAAAAGAGTATTTATATAACTTTAACGAGTCTTGTAATAATGAGTTATCTACGTTGCTTGACAGGTATAAGGAGTTATTTAGCGGAGGACTAGGGCGGTTTAGAGGTGGAAAAGCGACACTTCGAGTACGCGAGGGGGCCACACCGGTGTTCTGTCGCGCGCGGCCGCTGCCGTACGCGCTGCGCGACCGCGTCGAGGCGGAGCTGGACGAGATGCTGCGCTGCGGCGTCATCGAGCCGGTCGACACGTCGGAGTGGGCCACGCCGCTGGTACCG GTACCTCGGCCCGAACCAGTGGAACACTCTGACGAGGCACCTGACCACTCTGACCACGCTGACACTCCAGTAGCCACGAGCACGCCGCGGCGCAGTCATCAAAGTCCGGATTCGAGCCGAGCAGCTGACGCGCGGCCCGGAACACCGCAGAGTTCGCCAAGGTCAAGTTGTAGCGAAGACCTATTTTTGTCACCTACAACAAGTACAACTCCACCTTCTAAACCGCCCCAGTTACCTAGGCATATTAGGGAATGTCGATTAAAAAACCCACCGAAGTataaattttag
- the LOC125233675 gene encoding uncharacterized protein LOC125233675 isoform X3, whose amino-acid sequence MSVGKIKAFEVSSGNWSTYVDRVNMYFKANDISDNLQLPTLIAVMGDEAYELLSNLTSPKKPGEMTYKEVIKIMSDHIEPKPSFMAERYRLRQRRQGDKETVAQYLADLKKMARYCDFSTALEDNLRDQFVCGLKNDTIRQRLFAESDLTYSKAVQLALSLEAAEKDAAMVERASVSETGDAGERAETVHALTSWQPRGSNGVSNAICAVCGKLGHRDVQCPYKDFQCNKCGNVGHLKRVCPARLGGGNGGNARVSGGGARGSSGGSGGARRRGAGGRRGAQRANRASAIHHVQAEDGETQYEEEVTSGSDFEEDLHHLCLNDYKSV is encoded by the exons ATGTCAGTGGGGAAGATAAAAGCGTTCGAGGTTTCGTCGGGCAATTGGAGTACATACGTGGACCGCGTGAATATGTACTTTAAGGCTAACGACATCAGCGACAACTTGCAGTTGCCGACATTGATTGCCGTAATGGGAGATGAAGCTTATGAGCTCCTCAGCAACTTGACAAGCCCTAAGAAACCAGGAGAAATGACTTATAAGGAAGTTATCAAGATAATGTCTGATCACATCGAACCAAAACCATCTTTCATGGCGGAACGATACCGGTTACGTCAGAGGCGGCAGGGAGATAAGGAGACTGTCGCTCAATATCTGGCCGATTTAAAAAAGATGGCTAGGTACTGTGATTTCTCCACAGCATTAGAGGATAACCTGCGTGACCAATTTGTGTGCGGTTTGAAAAATGACACAATTAGACAACGCCTTTTCGCTGAGAGTGACTTAACCTATAGTAAGGCCGTACAGCTAGCCCTTTCGTTGGAAGCCGCCGAGAAGGACGCAGCTATGGTGGAACGCGCGAGTGTGAGCGAGACGGGCGATGCGGGAGAGAGAGCCGAGACGGTACATGCACTCACATCGTGGCAACCGCGTGGCAGTAATGGCGTTAGCAATGCGATTTGTGCAGTTTGCGGGAAGTTAGGTCACCGCGACGTTCAATGTCCTTACAAAGATTTTCAGTGTAACAAATGTGgtaacgtaggtcatttaaaaCGAGTGTGTCCGGCTAGGCTAGGAGGTGGTAATGGCGGCAATGCCCGTGTGTCGGGTGGCGGCGCTCGTGGGTCGAGCGGCGGCAGCGGCGGGGCCCGGCGCCGGGGCGCCGGCGGCCGCAGGGGCGCGCAGCGCGCCAACCGCGCCAGCGCCATACACCATGTCCAGGCAGAAGATGGCGAGACTCAGTATGAAGAAGAGGTTACGTCGGGGTCCGACTTCGAAGAAGACCTGCATCATCTCTGCTTAAACGATTATAAATCG GTATAA